The following are from one region of the Desulfovibrio legallii genome:
- a CDS encoding NYN domain-containing protein, whose amino-acid sequence MARFTGFDEVLSALYVDFDNIYTRFLEIDPEAARSFGSAPYRWVRWIENHALRILYGEGVRRRILKRMCYLNPQRYQEFRNPFIRSAFQVVDCPPLTSRGKTSTDIHLVMDCMDDLSHTTHFDEFIILSGDADFTPLLIRLQEHARRTLVLSVGYSSPAYTAAASWRIREDWFLQQALRDERPDDAENEPQQRPLPSPSHPSVTDVEEGGADGPEGAEDDTDPAPGNRW is encoded by the coding sequence ATGGCACGTTTTACTGGTTTTGATGAAGTGCTCAGCGCACTGTATGTGGATTTTGACAACATTTATACCAGGTTTCTTGAAATTGACCCAGAAGCCGCCCGGTCTTTTGGATCCGCCCCCTACCGCTGGGTGCGCTGGATCGAGAACCACGCCCTGCGCATTCTGTACGGCGAGGGGGTGCGCAGGCGCATTCTCAAACGCATGTGCTACCTCAATCCGCAACGCTATCAGGAATTCCGCAATCCCTTCATCCGCAGCGCTTTTCAGGTGGTGGACTGTCCGCCGCTGACCTCGCGCGGCAAGACCAGCACGGACATCCACCTGGTCATGGATTGTATGGACGACCTCTCGCATACCACCCATTTTGACGAATTCATCATTCTTTCCGGCGACGCCGATTTCACGCCCCTGCTCATCCGTTTGCAGGAGCACGCCCGCCGCACCCTGGTGCTTTCTGTGGGCTATTCTTCGCCGGCCTATACGGCGGCGGCCTCCTGGCGCATCCGTGAAGACTGGTTTCTGCAGCAGGCCCTGCGTGATGAGCGGCCGGACGATGCAGAAAACGAACCCCAGCAGCGCCCGTTGCCCTCCCCGTCGCATCCGTCCGTGACGGACGTGGAGGAAGGGGGAGCGGACGGGCCGGAAGGCGCTGAGGACGATACGGACCCCGCCCCCGGCAACCGTTGGTAG
- a CDS encoding ATP-dependent sacrificial sulfur transferase LarE: MDADPTKAAALPHRLRKVFRSLPACAIAFSGGLDSRFLCHAALLCGSRVLALHAQGPHIAAQESAEAQDWARRRGLPLRLVHYSPLPLAEVAANSRERCYACKRGLMAALRATLALTGQDAPCTLCDGTNADDMRAFRPGLRALKEAGVRSPLAEAGLTKDDIRRLARQTGLDRPDQRARPCLLTRLAYGFEPTEDLLRRLAAAEAALDALPAPADASAAADAEQGAALGDFRLRVTPEPLLQAQRLPPELRPQVEAILAAHGFAPCTIRLDQDISGFYDTKKIV, translated from the coding sequence ATGGATGCCGATCCCACCAAAGCCGCTGCCTTGCCCCACCGCCTGCGGAAAGTTTTCCGCAGTCTGCCCGCCTGCGCCATAGCCTTTTCCGGTGGGCTGGACAGTCGCTTTCTCTGCCACGCCGCCCTGCTCTGCGGCAGCCGCGTCCTGGCCCTGCACGCCCAGGGGCCGCACATTGCCGCGCAGGAAAGTGCGGAAGCGCAGGACTGGGCCCGTCGTCGCGGTCTGCCCCTGCGGCTTGTGCACTACAGCCCCCTGCCTCTGGCGGAGGTGGCCGCCAACAGCCGCGAGCGCTGCTACGCCTGCAAGCGCGGCCTCATGGCCGCCCTGCGGGCGACCCTGGCCCTCACGGGACAAGACGCGCCCTGCACGCTCTGCGACGGCACCAACGCCGACGACATGCGGGCCTTTCGCCCCGGACTGCGAGCCCTCAAAGAAGCCGGCGTGCGCTCCCCCCTGGCCGAGGCCGGGCTGACCAAGGACGACATCCGCCGTCTGGCCCGCCAGACCGGCCTGGACCGGCCGGACCAGCGCGCCCGGCCCTGCCTGCTGACCCGCCTGGCCTACGGCTTCGAACCGACCGAAGACCTGCTGCGCCGCCTGGCCGCCGCCGAAGCCGCCCTGGACGCCCTGCCCGCCCCGGCGGATGCGTCGGCCGCCGCCGACGCAGAACAAGGAGCCGCCCTGGGCGACTTTCGCCTGCGCGTCACGCCCGAACCGCTGCTCCAGGCCCAGCGCCTGCCCCCGGAACTGCGCCCGCAGGTGGAGGCCATCCTCGCCGCGCACGGCTTTGCCCCCTGCACCATCCGTCTGGATCAGGACATAAGCGGTTTTTACGACACGAAAAAGATTGTCTGA
- the trpB gene encoding tryptophan synthase subunit beta produces MSDQSTSGDKPDSKGFFGAYGGQYVPEPVKARLDELNRAMEAAQADPEFQRELDSLNEHFAGRPSPVFHCANLSREGKGAQIWLKREDLNHLGAHKINNTLGQCLLARRMGKKRVIAETGAGQHGVATAASAALMGLECTICMGEVDMERQHLNVVRMQMLGARVVAARSGQRTLKEAVDEALELWVNDPEMFYVLGSAVGPHPYPYIVRVFQSVIGREARAQMLRETGRLPDACLACVGGGSNAIGLFAGFLQDAAVKLIGVEPGGRGTGYGQHAASLCLGEPGVLHGFNSYMIKDAKGEAGEVYSISAGLDYPSVGPEHALLKDTGRASYVSVTDQEALDAFFALSRHEGIIPALESSHALAQALKMAPTLPPEAILLVNLSGRGDKDVAQVAALGRETPPA; encoded by the coding sequence ATGAGCGATCAATCCACTTCCGGCGACAAACCGGACAGCAAGGGCTTTTTCGGCGCATACGGCGGCCAGTATGTGCCGGAGCCGGTCAAGGCGCGGCTGGACGAACTGAACCGCGCCATGGAGGCCGCCCAGGCCGATCCGGAATTCCAGCGGGAGCTGGACAGCCTTAACGAACACTTTGCGGGCCGCCCCAGCCCCGTGTTCCACTGCGCCAACCTGAGCCGCGAAGGCAAGGGCGCGCAGATCTGGCTTAAGCGCGAGGATCTGAACCACCTGGGCGCGCACAAAATCAACAATACCCTGGGCCAGTGCCTGCTGGCCAGGCGCATGGGCAAAAAGCGGGTCATCGCCGAAACGGGCGCGGGCCAGCACGGCGTGGCCACGGCGGCCAGCGCGGCCCTTATGGGGCTGGAGTGCACCATCTGCATGGGCGAAGTGGATATGGAGCGCCAGCACCTCAACGTGGTGCGCATGCAGATGCTGGGCGCGCGGGTGGTGGCGGCCAGAAGCGGCCAGCGCACCCTCAAGGAAGCCGTGGACGAAGCGCTGGAGCTCTGGGTCAACGACCCGGAGATGTTCTATGTGCTGGGCTCGGCCGTGGGGCCGCACCCGTATCCTTATATAGTGCGCGTCTTCCAGTCGGTTATCGGCCGGGAGGCCCGGGCCCAGATGCTGCGCGAGACGGGCCGCCTGCCCGACGCCTGCCTGGCCTGCGTGGGCGGCGGCTCCAACGCCATCGGGCTGTTCGCCGGATTTTTGCAGGACGCGGCAGTCAAACTCATCGGCGTGGAGCCCGGCGGGCGCGGCACAGGCTACGGCCAGCACGCGGCCTCCCTTTGCCTGGGCGAGCCGGGGGTGCTGCACGGCTTTAATTCTTATATGATCAAGGACGCCAAGGGCGAAGCCGGGGAGGTCTACTCCATCTCCGCAGGGCTGGACTATCCCTCGGTGGGGCCGGAGCACGCCCTGCTTAAGGATACGGGCCGCGCCAGTTATGTGAGCGTGACGGACCAGGAAGCCCTGGACGCCTTTTTCGCCCTCTCCCGCCACGAGGGCATCATCCCGGCGCTGGAATCCTCCCATGCTCTGGCCCAGGCCCTCAAAATGGCCCCCACCCTGCCGCCCGAGGCCATCCTGCTGGTCAACCTCTCCGGCCGGGGCGACAAGGATGTGGCCCAGGTGGCGGCCCTGGGCCGGGAAACGCCCCCGGCATAA
- a CDS encoding basic amino acid ABC transporter substrate-binding protein, protein MFRRITLALLALTLCCGQALAADKYIVASDCTWPPMEMLSADKKPEGFSTDYIRAAAKAAGFEVEVRNIAWDGIFGGVATGQYDIVASSVTITEERKKQFDFSDPYYEVVQAVVLPAGKSIKSLADLKGKKVGGQIATTGIFVMRNAKVGAEIKEYDDVGLAIQDLLGGRIDAVICDDPVAMYYVNKKADTAGKLNISFKAAEKEYYGFTVRKGRKDLLEKLNKGIQAVKASGLDKKLVQKWMGTTN, encoded by the coding sequence ATGTTTCGCCGAATCACTCTCGCTCTGCTGGCGCTGACCCTGTGCTGCGGTCAGGCCCTGGCCGCCGACAAGTACATTGTGGCCAGCGACTGCACCTGGCCCCCCATGGAAATGCTGAGCGCCGACAAAAAGCCCGAAGGCTTCTCCACCGACTACATCCGCGCCGCCGCCAAGGCCGCCGGTTTTGAGGTGGAAGTGCGCAACATCGCCTGGGACGGCATCTTCGGCGGCGTGGCCACGGGCCAGTACGACATCGTGGCCTCGTCTGTGACCATCACCGAAGAACGCAAAAAGCAGTTCGATTTTTCCGACCCTTATTATGAAGTGGTCCAGGCCGTGGTGCTGCCCGCGGGCAAGAGCATCAAGAGCCTGGCCGACCTCAAGGGCAAGAAGGTGGGCGGTCAGATCGCTACCACCGGCATCTTCGTTATGCGCAACGCCAAGGTGGGCGCGGAAATCAAGGAATACGACGACGTGGGCCTGGCCATTCAGGATCTGCTGGGCGGCCGCATTGACGCCGTCATCTGCGACGACCCCGTGGCCATGTACTATGTGAATAAAAAGGCCGACACCGCCGGCAAGCTGAACATCTCCTTCAAGGCCGCCGAGAAGGAATACTACGGCTTTACCGTGCGCAAGGGCCGCAAAGACCTGCTGGAAAAGCTCAACAAGGGCATTCAGGCTGTTAAAGCCTCTGGTCTGGACAAAAAGCTTGTCCAAAAGTGGATGGGCACAACCAACTAA
- a CDS encoding O-antigen ligase family protein gives MEATEHNGSPAGRLAAARTALAQGAQRLCSLTASVWRDPSGQAPWICLFWSFWFSLATFPMGYGLREVTPLVCLVFLLLYYRRAWRQSVLCRLPVRPLFYCLGGMILIGVFFSEDVWTSLLHAGTGINKGFILPFIAMECVRDEKDLRRLVWACVLACFWQGLDGLWQACTGYDFIMGYQPNAGRLTGSLGDYTVGNYIALALVPACALWFLLRRALPPAAAVFLWAASLWPAFFLLVGAASRSGALALAAAVALWFVLAWPDGRRLKPALCALTLLLAVLALQGRAQVDAVVEDGRWSLWELGWRVFMQHPWLGNGAGTYNEAFRALGLAPEKDLITISHPHNLYLDILYAHGLVGFALGMTALLGFLWWGYARIRPRLAAERAAGYGSVYWRLTAWFWLGYAAWFANGLFGHDFYRIWWLALAMSHLGVMLGAVCNGPEPACPARAGHGAAQAPAPAGTQG, from the coding sequence ATGGAAGCAACAGAACACAACGGTAGTCCAGCGGGTCGCCTTGCAGCGGCCCGGACCGCCCTGGCCCAGGGCGCGCAGCGCCTGTGCAGCCTGACGGCCTCGGTCTGGCGCGACCCTTCTGGTCAGGCTCCGTGGATCTGCCTGTTCTGGTCCTTCTGGTTTTCTCTGGCCACCTTTCCCATGGGCTACGGCCTGCGTGAGGTCACGCCCCTGGTCTGCCTGGTCTTTCTTCTCCTTTACTACCGCCGCGCCTGGCGGCAAAGCGTGCTCTGCCGCCTGCCCGTGCGTCCGCTGTTTTACTGCCTGGGCGGCATGATCCTCATAGGCGTGTTTTTTTCCGAAGACGTGTGGACTTCCCTGCTCCACGCGGGCACGGGCATCAACAAAGGCTTTATCCTGCCCTTTATCGCCATGGAATGCGTGCGGGACGAAAAAGATCTGCGCCGTCTGGTCTGGGCCTGCGTGCTGGCCTGCTTCTGGCAGGGTCTGGACGGCCTGTGGCAGGCCTGCACGGGCTACGACTTCATCATGGGCTATCAGCCCAACGCCGGGCGGCTCACGGGCAGCCTGGGCGACTACACCGTGGGCAACTACATTGCCCTGGCCCTGGTGCCGGCCTGCGCCCTCTGGTTTCTGCTGCGCCGGGCTCTCCCGCCTGCGGCTGCGGTTTTTTTGTGGGCGGCATCGCTCTGGCCGGCTTTTTTTCTGCTGGTGGGCGCGGCCAGCCGCAGCGGGGCCCTGGCCCTGGCGGCCGCCGTGGCCCTCTGGTTTGTGCTGGCCTGGCCCGACGGTCGCCGCCTCAAGCCCGCCCTCTGCGCCCTGACCCTGCTGCTGGCCGTGCTGGCCCTGCAAGGCCGGGCTCAGGTGGACGCCGTGGTGGAAGATGGCCGCTGGAGTCTCTGGGAACTGGGCTGGCGCGTCTTTATGCAGCACCCCTGGCTGGGCAACGGCGCGGGCACTTATAATGAAGCCTTCCGCGCTCTGGGCCTCGCTCCGGAAAAAGACCTCATCACCATCAGCCATCCTCACAACCTGTATCTGGATATCCTCTACGCTCACGGCCTGGTGGGCTTTGCCCTGGGCATGACCGCCCTGCTGGGCTTTCTGTGGTGGGGCTATGCGCGCATCCGCCCGCGGCTGGCCGCGGAACGGGCCGCCGGCTACGGCAGCGTCTACTGGCGGCTGACGGCCTGGTTCTGGCTGGGCTATGCCGCCTGGTTCGCCAACGGCCTTTTCGGCCACGATTTTTACCGCATCTGGTGGCTGGCTCTGGCCATGAGCCATCTGGGCGTCATGTTGGGGGCCGTGTGCAACGGGCCGGAACCGGCCTGCCCGGCGCGCGCCGGACACGGCGCCGCACAGGCTCCCGCCCCGGCGGGGACGCAGGGTTAG
- a CDS encoding basic amino acid ABC transporter substrate-binding protein, translating to MSRHLTLALLALLLLCAPARAAEHYVVATDCTWPPMELLDENKQPTGFDVDYIKAVAKAAGFTVDVRNIAWDGIFGGVATGQYDIVAAATTITEERKKQFDFSDPYYEVAQAVVLPAGKSIKSLADLKGKKVGGQIGTTGVFVIRKSGVAVDLKEYDDVGLAIQDMLGGRLDAVICDDPVALYYANKKPDTAGKLNLSFKTAEKEYYGFTVRKGRKDLVDKLNKGIKAVRASGEEARLLDKWMGVDR from the coding sequence ATGAGCCGTCATTTGACCCTGGCCCTGCTGGCGCTGCTGCTGCTCTGCGCGCCCGCCCGCGCCGCCGAACACTATGTGGTTGCCACCGACTGCACCTGGCCCCCCATGGAACTGCTGGACGAAAACAAACAGCCCACGGGTTTTGACGTAGACTACATCAAGGCCGTGGCCAAGGCCGCGGGCTTTACCGTGGACGTGCGCAACATCGCCTGGGACGGCATCTTCGGCGGCGTGGCCACAGGCCAGTACGACATCGTGGCGGCGGCCACCACCATTACTGAAGAACGCAAAAAGCAGTTCGATTTTTCCGACCCTTACTATGAAGTGGCCCAGGCCGTGGTGCTGCCCGCAGGCAAGAGCATCAAGAGCCTGGCCGACCTCAAAGGCAAGAAGGTGGGCGGCCAGATCGGCACCACCGGCGTCTTCGTCATCCGTAAATCCGGCGTGGCCGTAGACCTCAAGGAATACGACGACGTGGGCCTGGCCATTCAGGACATGCTGGGCGGTCGCCTGGACGCCGTCATCTGCGACGACCCCGTGGCCCTCTATTACGCCAACAAAAAGCCGGACACCGCCGGCAAGCTCAACCTCTCCTTCAAAACGGCCGAAAAGGAATACTACGGTTTTACCGTGCGCAAAGGCCGCAAGGACCTGGTGGACAAGCTCAACAAGGGCATCAAGGCTGTGCGGGCATCGGGCGAAGAAGCCCGCCTGCTGGACAAATGGATGGGCGTGGACCGCTAG
- a CDS encoding amino acid ABC transporter permease encodes MQDKKDGSKGNIIMVTDGASIPDPREWRLINAWSLALAGALITLGSLCLLWPEPYLRILLYLPDGVLITFKITLLSICCAVPLGLLTGLGRISDNRLINLVASTYVEVIRGIPLLVQIFYIYYAMSRFVQVSGITSAVVAISFCYGAYMGEVFRAGITAINKGQSEAARSLGFNRYQTMRHVVLPQAMRTILPPVGNECIAMLKDTSLVSIMAVPDIMQRARSFVGTTYLYFETYTMVALLYLIITLVLSKAVSIMESRLNYYDGK; translated from the coding sequence ATGCAGGATAAAAAAGACGGCAGCAAGGGCAACATTATTATGGTTACGGACGGGGCCTCCATCCCCGATCCGCGCGAATGGCGGCTTATCAACGCCTGGTCCCTGGCCCTGGCCGGCGCGCTGATCACCCTTGGCAGCCTGTGTCTGCTCTGGCCGGAACCCTACCTGCGCATCCTGCTCTACCTGCCGGACGGCGTGCTGATCACCTTTAAAATCACGCTGCTCTCCATCTGCTGTGCCGTGCCCCTGGGCCTGCTCACCGGGCTTGGCCGCATTTCGGACAACCGTCTCATCAACCTCGTGGCTTCCACCTATGTGGAGGTTATTCGCGGCATTCCCCTGCTGGTGCAGATTTTTTACATCTACTATGCCATGTCGCGTTTTGTGCAGGTAAGCGGCATCACCTCCGCGGTGGTGGCCATCAGTTTTTGTTATGGGGCCTACATGGGCGAGGTCTTCCGCGCCGGCATCACGGCCATCAACAAAGGCCAGAGCGAGGCCGCCCGCTCCCTGGGCTTCAACCGCTACCAGACCATGCGCCATGTGGTGCTGCCCCAGGCCATGCGCACCATTTTGCCGCCCGTGGGCAACGAATGCATCGCCATGCTCAAGGATACCTCCCTGGTTTCCATCATGGCCGTGCCGGACATCATGCAGCGCGCCCGCAGCTTTGTGGGCACCACCTACCTGTATTTTGAAACCTACACTATGGTGGCCCTGCTCTACCTCATCATTACTCTGGTGCTCTCCAAAGCCGTGAGCATCATGGAATCCAGGCTGAACTACTATGACGGAAAGTAA
- the mnmA gene encoding tRNA 2-thiouridine(34) synthase MnmA: MQTVAVAVSGGVDSLCALLLLRRAGHKVLALHGRFLPEGPEDAPLGLYRACAALDVPLHVVDLRQGFAREVLTPFAAAYAAGRTPNPCARCNRAIKFGALLDAALALGADRLATGHYARLVPGPDRSELPLLATAQDAAKDQSYFLSLVPRQRLARAQFPLAGQDKTTTRALVAAAGLTVPLPGESQDICFVPTPEKGAGNEAYRPFLESRWRAAGLDAPEPGPVLLADAQGGLREIGRHRGLWRYTEGQRKGLGIAYSEPLYVLRKDRAANALVVGPRHLLGMRWCRTARANLLLPPEFWPEAVLVRLRYRQRPASAQVRVAADGGLHISLAEPLFPSAPGQVAAVYDPAGRVLAAGVVTLMG, translated from the coding sequence ATGCAAACCGTGGCTGTAGCCGTGAGCGGCGGGGTGGACAGCCTGTGCGCCCTGCTCTTGCTGCGTCGCGCGGGGCACAAGGTGCTGGCCCTGCACGGGCGTTTTCTGCCCGAGGGGCCGGAAGACGCGCCTCTGGGGCTGTACCGGGCCTGTGCCGCCCTGGACGTGCCCCTGCATGTGGTTGATTTGCGCCAGGGCTTTGCGCGCGAGGTGCTCACGCCCTTTGCCGCCGCCTATGCCGCCGGGCGCACGCCCAACCCCTGCGCCCGTTGCAACCGCGCCATTAAGTTCGGCGCGCTGCTGGACGCGGCCCTGGCCCTGGGTGCAGACCGCCTGGCCACAGGCCACTACGCCCGGCTGGTTCCCGGCCCGGACAGATCGGAGCTGCCGCTTCTGGCCACGGCGCAGGACGCCGCCAAGGACCAGAGTTATTTTTTGAGCCTGGTGCCGCGGCAACGCCTGGCCCGCGCGCAGTTCCCTTTGGCCGGACAGGACAAAACGACCACCCGCGCCCTGGTGGCGGCAGCCGGGCTTACAGTGCCCCTGCCGGGTGAAAGTCAGGATATCTGCTTTGTGCCCACACCGGAGAAAGGGGCTGGCAACGAGGCCTACAGGCCTTTTCTGGAAAGCCGCTGGCGCGCGGCCGGGCTGGACGCGCCCGAACCCGGCCCGGTGCTGCTGGCCGACGCCCAGGGCGGCCTGCGCGAAATCGGGCGGCACCGTGGCCTCTGGCGCTATACCGAAGGCCAGCGCAAGGGCCTGGGCATTGCCTACAGCGAACCTCTCTACGTATTGCGCAAGGACAGGGCCGCCAACGCCCTGGTGGTGGGCCCCCGCCACCTGCTGGGCATGCGTTGGTGCCGCACGGCGCGGGCCAACCTGCTGCTGCCTCCGGAGTTCTGGCCGGAGGCGGTTTTGGTGCGCTTGCGTTACCGGCAGCGCCCTGCCTCGGCCCAGGTGCGCGTTGCTGCGGACGGCGGCCTGCACATTTCGCTGGCGGAACCGCTTTTCCCCTCCGCTCCCGGCCAGGTGGCCGCTGTGTACGACCCCGCAGGCCGCGTGCTGGCCGCCGGCGTGGTGACGCTTATGGGCTGA
- the thyX gene encoding FAD-dependent thymidylate synthase, whose amino-acid sequence MLEEKYTGKGKVRLLAGGGKIYTDIAARFVRSERSMDDIAASPYSRKIVQNILESGHRAALEFDFFLFGVEGYSRVTEVQLVRKRLASYLIKSGRAELGGKRSYSVVYPRRVADFAARVTLPDGRETSLSGRDLADLSRQWYEAGLDAGLPEEDLRYLKPQATEFKAIIGMNAHALLDWFAIRCCRNAQHEIRHLAWQMLRLCRKAAPDLFVGAGPSCVQLGYCPENRLQNPRCQGRILTRDAALELLRARAAERNAPLPPAPNEFDEDEA is encoded by the coding sequence ATGCTGGAAGAAAAGTATACGGGCAAGGGCAAGGTCAGGCTGCTGGCGGGCGGCGGCAAAATCTACACGGACATAGCGGCCCGTTTTGTGCGCAGCGAGCGCAGTATGGACGATATTGCGGCCTCGCCCTATTCCCGCAAGATTGTGCAGAACATTCTGGAGTCCGGCCACCGCGCCGCGTTGGAATTCGATTTTTTTCTTTTTGGCGTGGAGGGCTACTCGCGCGTCACCGAAGTGCAGCTGGTGCGCAAGCGGCTGGCCTCCTACCTCATCAAATCCGGCCGGGCGGAGCTGGGCGGCAAGCGCAGTTACAGCGTGGTATATCCCCGCCGGGTGGCGGACTTTGCGGCGCGGGTCACCTTGCCGGACGGGCGCGAAACGTCCCTCAGCGGGCGTGATCTGGCCGATTTATCCCGCCAGTGGTACGAGGCCGGACTGGACGCCGGTCTGCCCGAAGAAGATCTGCGTTATCTGAAGCCCCAGGCCACGGAATTTAAGGCCATCATCGGCATGAACGCGCACGCCCTGCTGGACTGGTTCGCTATCCGCTGTTGCCGCAACGCCCAGCACGAGATCCGCCATCTGGCCTGGCAGATGCTGCGGCTCTGCCGCAAGGCCGCGCCCGATTTGTTTGTGGGGGCGGGCCCCAGCTGCGTGCAGCTGGGCTACTGCCCGGAAAACCGTCTGCAAAATCCGCGCTGTCAGGGGCGCATCCTGACCAGGGACGCCGCCCTGGAGCTGCTGCGCGCCCGCGCCGCAGAGCGCAACGCCCCCTTGCCGCCCGCCCCGAACGAGTTTGACGAGGACGAGGCCTAA
- a CDS encoding amino acid ABC transporter ATP-binding protein: MTESNATPQGVAPAATTPAADAAAPIISIDHVWKYFGALSALQDVSLDIAPGERVVIIGPSGSGKSTLLRSINRLEEIDQGSIMVQGKDIQSDANNINEMRQNLGMVFQQFNLFPHKTVLENLTLAPIILRKLSREDADARALNLLKKVGISDKANVYPAMLSGGQQQRVAIARALAMQPAIMLFDEPTSALDPEMVGEVLDVMVKLAEEGMTMICVTHEMGFARTVADRLIFMDQGQIVEMGKPETLFTHPRHPRLRQFLNQIL; the protein is encoded by the coding sequence ATGACGGAAAGTAACGCCACCCCCCAGGGCGTCGCCCCTGCGGCCACAACCCCCGCAGCGGACGCGGCAGCCCCCATCATTTCCATTGACCACGTCTGGAAATACTTCGGCGCACTGTCGGCCCTGCAGGACGTGAGCCTGGATATCGCCCCCGGCGAGCGCGTGGTCATCATCGGCCCCTCAGGTTCCGGCAAGTCCACGCTGCTGCGTTCCATCAACCGCCTGGAAGAGATCGACCAGGGCAGCATCATGGTCCAGGGCAAGGACATCCAGAGCGACGCGAATAATATCAACGAAATGCGCCAGAATCTGGGCATGGTCTTTCAGCAGTTTAATCTTTTTCCCCATAAAACTGTGCTGGAAAACCTTACCCTGGCGCCCATCATCCTGCGCAAACTCTCCCGCGAGGACGCCGACGCCCGCGCTTTGAACCTGCTCAAAAAAGTGGGCATCAGCGATAAAGCCAACGTCTATCCCGCCATGCTCTCCGGCGGCCAGCAGCAGCGCGTGGCCATTGCCCGCGCCCTGGCCATGCAGCCCGCCATCATGCTCTTTGACGAACCCACTTCCGCTCTGGACCCAGAAATGGTGGGCGAAGTGCTGGACGTTATGGTCAAACTGGCCGAAGAAGGCATGACCATGATCTGCGTCACCCACGAAATGGGCTTCGCCCGCACCGTGGCCGATCGTCTTATTTTTATGGATCAGGGCCAGATTGTGGAAATGGGCAAGCCGGAGACCCTCTTCACCCACCCCCGTCACCCCCGCCTGCGTCAGTTTTTGAACCAGATTTTGTAG
- a CDS encoding LarC family nickel insertion protein: MPRQTLTPPHSAPSHNPAPHCHSAPCAHPAPDTHPAPDAPAQHPASLTVLTVRPASGLSGDMLLSGLAALLDLDAPALDALTDELRLPALHGVLRLEARQVNGIAGVGCHIDLPHEHSHRSLADILALLDVSALPADAATLAREAFTVLAAAEGAVHGKSPEQVTFHEVGALDSILDICLACRLFTQLAPHRFVCSPLPLADGLVRCAHGCLPTPAPAVLHMLEGVAVQGFAGQGETVTPTALCLLKAFKADFGPWPAMTVRKTRISYGDKVFPHVPNGALWALGTAQ; the protein is encoded by the coding sequence ATGCCCCGGCAAACCCTGACGCCGCCCCACAGCGCGCCCAGCCACAATCCTGCGCCGCACTGCCACTCCGCCCCCTGCGCACATCCGGCGCCAGATACGCATCCGGCCCCCGACGCGCCTGCGCAACATCCCGCCAGCCTTACAGTCCTTACCGTACGGCCCGCTTCGGGCCTTTCCGGCGACATGCTGCTCAGCGGTCTGGCCGCCCTGCTGGACCTGGACGCCCCGGCCTTGGACGCCCTGACGGACGAACTGCGCCTGCCAGCCTTGCACGGCGTTTTGCGGCTGGAAGCGCGCCAGGTTAACGGCATCGCCGGTGTAGGCTGCCACATTGACCTGCCCCACGAGCACAGCCACCGCAGCCTGGCCGACATTCTGGCCCTGCTGGACGTCAGCGCCCTGCCCGCCGACGCCGCCACCCTGGCCAGGGAGGCCTTCACTGTTCTGGCTGCCGCCGAGGGCGCAGTGCACGGCAAAAGTCCGGAGCAGGTGACCTTTCACGAAGTGGGCGCACTGGACAGCATTCTGGACATCTGCCTCGCCTGCCGTCTGTTCACCCAGCTGGCCCCCCACCGCTTTGTCTGCAGCCCCCTGCCCCTGGCCGACGGCCTGGTCCGTTGCGCCCACGGCTGCCTGCCCACCCCGGCCCCGGCCGTGCTGCACATGCTGGAAGGCGTAGCCGTGCAGGGCTTTGCCGGGCAGGGCGAAACCGTCACCCCTACCGCCCTCTGCCTGCTCAAGGCCTTCAAGGCCGATTTCGGGCCCTGGCCTGCCATGACTGTGCGCAAAACCCGCATCAGCTACGGCGACAAAGTTTTTCCCCACGTGCCCAACGGCGCGCTCTGGGCCCTGGGCACGGCGCAATAA